One genomic window of Branchiostoma floridae strain S238N-H82 chromosome 4, Bfl_VNyyK, whole genome shotgun sequence includes the following:
- the LOC118412923 gene encoding uncharacterized protein LOC118412923 has product MGAAFNNALSSLLKKAHVTRMIAVVLLLVFCGTSAGPIPATSSDFPKQTPLEVLMNSRTLTLRLHEKATAAYDAFIEDEFKGNFGYCAEQITWEELIDIRMTTIEWRAMEDEERLQRLRRDLQVFGLYLQEVKLDELDKDGHTDTADTVEATIHQLNGLMTAIVVTNNVLGFTSSDDVSEIMSTTLQDPPGEYARSIRDCVVLREFKSLVYRVHRDFTILTAKYRR; this is encoded by the exons ATGGGTGCAGCGTTCAACAACGCTCTTTCTTCTCTCTTGAAAA AAGCTCATGTGACAAGGATGATAGCTGTGGTACTACTCCTGGTGTTTTGCGGGACCAGTGCAGGGCCCATCCCAGCTACAAGTTCCGACTTCCCGAAGCAGACTCCGTTGGAAGTGCTAATGAACTCCCGAACCCTAACCTTGAGACTACACGAAAAAGCAACGGCCGCCTACGATGCGTTT ATCGAGGACGAATTCAAAGGCAACTTTGGTTACTGTGCCGAGCAAATCACATGGGAAGAACTCATCGACATCAGAATGACTACGATTGAGTGGAGAGCAATGGAG GATGAAGAGCGCCTCCAGCGACTTCGCCGTGACCTGCAGGTATTCGGTCTGTACCTACAGGAGGTAAAGCTAGACGAACTGGACAAGGACGGTCATACGGACACCGCTGACACGGTGGAGGCGACAATTCACCAGCTCAACGGGCTCATGACAGCCATTGTAGTCACA aacaacGTTTTGGGCTTTACATCTTCCGACGACGTTTCTGAGATCATGTCAACCACTCTACAGGATCCTCCTGGTGAGTACGCCCGCTCCATCCGAGATTGCGTGGTGCTTCGGGAGTTCAAGAGCTTGGTCTACAGAGTCCACAGGGACTTCACGATCCTGACTGCCAAGTACCGCAGATAA
- the LOC118412925 gene encoding uncharacterized protein LOC118412925, producing the protein MKQYMMMKMIAFTVALLLTPGGCSAGPVPTTQALLLTPLETIMNARTLAARVYERASDAYDTFIQDEFGGDSGFCVEDITWNELFSVRIPTLEWRNFGDEERLQRLRRDLQLFGLFLDEVLLDEQDKQGHTDTADKVQQTIHQLDGLMVAIAIANDAMGFIPPTDVTEIMSDSLRDPATESARAIRDCVVLRDFKTLVERGHRDFTLLSRKYS; encoded by the exons ATGAAGCag tacatgatgatgaaaatgatcGCATTCACCGTGGCGCTTCTCCTGACGCCAGGCGGGTGCAGTGCAGGCCCCGTCCCGACCACCCAAGCTCTGCTGCTGACCCCGTTAGAAACGATCATGAACGCCCGGACTCTCGCCGCTAGAGTGTACGAAAGGGCATCAGATGCCTACGATACCTTT ATTCAGGACGAATTCGGCGGCGATTCTGGATTCTGTGTGGAGGATATAACTTGGAACGAACTCTTCAGTGTTCGAATCCCAACCCTGGAGTGGAGAAACTTTGGG GATGAGGAGCGCCTCCAGCGGCTTCGCCGTGATCTGCAGTTGTTCGGACTGTTCTTGGACGAAGTCCTGCTGGACGAACAGGATAAGCAGGGCCACACAGACACCGCTGACAAGGTGCAGCAGACTATTCACCAGCTCGACGGGCTGATGGTAGCCATAGCCATTGCG AACGACGCCATGGGCTTCATCCCTCCTACCGACGTCACCGAGATCATGTCGGACAGCTTGCGGGACCCAGCCACCGAGTCCGCCCGCGCCATCCGCGACTGCGTGGTGCTGAGAGACTTCAAGACCCTGGTCGAGAGGGGCCACAGAGACTTCACCCTGCTCAGCCGAAAATACAGTTAA